One genomic segment of Nonomuraea coxensis DSM 45129 includes these proteins:
- a CDS encoding P1 family peptidase has protein sequence MHAHGGGRVRARSLGVVIGALPTGPLNAITDVNGVLVGHTTVDDGADLRTGVTAIVPERLAEGGLPAAVHTGNGYGKLVGSTQVDELGVLESPVVLTATLSVFRAADAVLTYLMGRRPDGVSFNPLVGETNDGFLSDIRRRPITERHVLDALEGASGGLPAEGCVGAGTGTTALGFKAGVGTSSRRVTAGGSEATVGALAQANFGGVLTVRGVPVPVEEVVPGVRRPEPPGNSCMIVVATDAPLDARRLGRLARRAVFAMGRVGASYAQGSGDYAIAFSTAPPGVPAVPDAALDPLFAAVMDAVEEALLNSLFMATTTTGFAGRTAHAVPYDRRFLG, from the coding sequence ATGCATGCTCACGGGGGTGGGCGGGTGCGGGCGCGCTCGCTCGGGGTCGTCATCGGCGCGCTGCCGACCGGCCCGCTGAACGCGATCACCGACGTCAACGGCGTCCTGGTGGGGCACACGACCGTGGACGACGGCGCGGACCTGCGCACCGGGGTCACCGCGATCGTCCCCGAGCGCCTGGCGGAGGGCGGGCTGCCGGCGGCGGTCCACACCGGCAACGGGTACGGCAAGCTCGTCGGCTCCACCCAGGTGGACGAGCTGGGCGTGCTGGAGTCGCCGGTCGTGCTGACCGCCACGCTGTCGGTGTTCCGGGCGGCCGACGCGGTGCTCACGTACCTGATGGGGCGCCGCCCTGACGGGGTGTCGTTCAACCCGCTGGTGGGGGAGACGAACGACGGGTTCCTGTCCGACATCCGGCGCCGGCCGATCACCGAGCGGCACGTGCTCGACGCGCTGGAAGGGGCGAGCGGCGGGCTGCCCGCCGAGGGGTGCGTGGGCGCGGGCACCGGGACGACGGCGCTCGGCTTCAAGGCGGGCGTCGGCACCTCGTCGCGCCGCGTGACGGCGGGCGGGAGCGAGGCGACGGTCGGCGCGCTGGCGCAGGCCAACTTCGGCGGCGTGCTGACCGTGCGGGGCGTTCCCGTGCCGGTGGAGGAGGTCGTCCCGGGGGTGCGGCGGCCGGAGCCTCCGGGGAACTCGTGCATGATCGTGGTGGCGACCGACGCGCCGCTCGACGCGCGCCGGCTCGGCCGTCTCGCGCGCCGGGCGGTGTTCGCCATGGGGCGGGTGGGGGCCTCGTACGCGCAGGGGAGCGGCGACTACGCGATCGCCTTCAGCACCGCGCCGCCCGGCGTCCCGGCGGTGCCGGACGCGGCGCTCGACCCCCTGTTCGCCGCCGTCATGGACGCGGTCGAGGAGGCGCTGCTCAACTCGCTGTTCATGGCGACGACCACCACCGGCTTCGCCGGTCGTACGGCGCACGCGGTGCCGTACGACCGGCGTTTCCTGGGCTGA
- a CDS encoding metallophosphoesterase family protein yields MAGVLVVAAIGAWLGIFLSGSVRTEVGPVETAMSLRPAWNGETVVDASPLGTLAFRTHDAPLRLRITLENIDQERAKAFIEDPRLADRLPQVIEEDLLDGVRALAVRSLLCAGAGALAAALLVFRRPRVALMGLLAASVALAGTGVVAVLTFRPNSLVEPRYSGLVAAAPSLVGSAESIVTRFESYRSQLTKLVTNVSKLYDTVSTLPLYDADPKSIRVLHVSDIHINPIAWNVIRSLKDQFKVDLIVDTGDISDHGTKAENKFVDEISRLGVPYVYVRGNHDSMTTQKAVERQKNAIVLDGQAREVAGLTIYGLGDPRFTPDKSVSVDSDPAALKQFGRAHLDKVGKADLIAVHDPVIGEGFSGAAPMILAGHTHERRTTKLPTGTRMLTQGSTGGAGLRALEHAQPTPVQASVLYFDKETRRLRAWDDVTLGGLGEQSVYIQRHVEPNPQRMISPEPTNAPSPTGTITGSPSPDAGPPLWHQGQSSPMLQRSPTEGDRET; encoded by the coding sequence GTGGCCGGTGTCCTCGTCGTGGCCGCGATCGGGGCATGGCTGGGCATCTTCCTCAGCGGCTCCGTACGCACCGAGGTCGGCCCGGTCGAGACCGCCATGTCGCTCCGGCCGGCCTGGAACGGCGAGACCGTGGTGGACGCGAGCCCCCTGGGGACGCTCGCGTTCCGCACCCACGACGCCCCCCTGCGCCTGCGCATCACGCTGGAGAACATCGACCAGGAACGTGCCAAGGCCTTCATCGAGGACCCGCGCCTGGCCGACCGCCTGCCCCAGGTGATCGAGGAGGACCTCCTGGACGGCGTACGGGCCCTCGCCGTCCGCTCGCTGCTCTGCGCGGGCGCGGGGGCGCTGGCGGCCGCCCTGCTGGTCTTCAGGCGCCCGCGCGTGGCCCTCATGGGCCTTCTGGCGGCCTCCGTGGCGCTCGCGGGCACGGGGGTGGTCGCCGTCCTCACCTTCCGCCCCAACTCGCTCGTGGAGCCGCGCTACTCGGGGCTGGTCGCCGCCGCGCCGTCGCTGGTGGGCAGCGCGGAGTCGATCGTGACGCGGTTCGAGTCGTACCGGTCGCAGCTCACCAAACTCGTCACGAACGTCTCGAAGCTCTACGACACGGTCTCGACCCTCCCGCTGTACGACGCCGACCCGAAATCCATCCGGGTGCTGCACGTCTCCGACATCCACATCAACCCCATCGCCTGGAACGTCATCCGCTCGCTCAAGGACCAGTTCAAGGTCGACCTGATCGTGGACACCGGGGACATCTCCGACCACGGCACCAAGGCCGAGAACAAGTTCGTGGACGAGATCAGCCGCCTCGGCGTCCCGTACGTGTACGTCAGGGGCAACCACGACTCCATGACCACCCAGAAGGCCGTCGAACGGCAGAAGAACGCGATCGTCCTCGACGGCCAGGCGCGCGAGGTCGCCGGCCTGACCATCTACGGCCTCGGCGACCCCCGCTTCACGCCGGACAAGTCGGTCAGCGTGGACTCCGACCCGGCCGCGCTCAAGCAGTTCGGCCGCGCACACCTGGACAAGGTCGGCAAGGCGGACCTGATCGCCGTCCACGACCCGGTCATCGGCGAGGGCTTCTCCGGGGCCGCCCCCATGATCCTCGCTGGTCACACCCACGAACGCCGTACCACCAAACTCCCCACCGGCACCCGCATGCTGACGCAGGGCTCCACCGGCGGCGCCGGCCTCCGCGCGCTCGAACACGCCCAGCCCACCCCCGTCCAGGCGTCGGTCCTGTACTTCGACAAGGAGACCCGCCGCCTCCGGGCCTGGGACGACGTCACGCTCGGCGGGCTGGGGGAGCAGTCGGTGTACATCCAGCGTCACGTGGAGCCCAACCCACAACGTATGATTTCCCCGGAGCCCACGAACGCCCCGTCGCCAACGGGAACGATCACCGGCTCCCCGTCACCCGACGCCGGACCGCCACTTTGGCATCAAGGGCAATCGTCCCCTATGCTTCAGAGGTCTCCGACGGAAGGCGACAGGGAAACCTAA
- a CDS encoding metallopeptidase family protein, which yields MATVIEVSREKFEQLVAEALDTIPGDLASAMSNVVVVVVDDPPEPHLLGLYTGVPLTERGDWYSGVLPDQIEIYRNPICEICQTEEDVVDEVRITVVHEVGHHFGISDERLHELGW from the coding sequence ATGGCAACTGTGATCGAGGTGTCGAGGGAGAAGTTCGAGCAGCTCGTGGCCGAGGCTTTGGACACGATCCCCGGCGACCTCGCGTCCGCGATGAGCAACGTCGTCGTGGTCGTCGTCGATGATCCGCCGGAGCCCCACCTGCTCGGCCTGTACACCGGTGTCCCCCTCACCGAACGCGGCGACTGGTACTCAGGAGTCTTGCCCGACCAGATCGAGATCTACCGCAACCCGATATGTGAGATTTGCCAGACCGAAGAAGACGTCGTCGACGAAGTGCGCATCACCGTCGTTCATGAGGTGGGCCACCACTTCGGCATCTCCGACGAGCGGCTGCACGAGCTGGGCTGGTAA
- a CDS encoding ABC transporter ATP-binding protein, which translates to MAVIEVTDLRKSYAGLKVLDGVSFSVEEGEIFGVLGPNGAGKTTAVECVEGLRRPDSGTVRVLGLDPVRDARRLREQIGVQLQQTQLPENLKVWEALDLYASFYAEPRDWRALLEEWGLAEKRNARFGKLSGGQKQRLFIALALVGNPRVAFLDELTTGLDPQARRATWELIKQVRASGVTVVLVSHFMDEVEELCDRVAVLDRGRIVALDTPSGLLEGEHRMRFTLKEGEAPDLTGLPGVTGVSRTGDRVVVTGRGDFATAVTAHLARHQVLVSDLRIDKRTLDDAFAALTGRPFEDH; encoded by the coding sequence ATGGCAGTCATTGAAGTCACCGACCTGCGCAAGAGCTACGCGGGGCTGAAGGTTCTCGACGGGGTGTCGTTCTCGGTGGAGGAGGGCGAGATCTTCGGGGTGCTGGGGCCGAACGGCGCCGGCAAGACGACCGCGGTGGAGTGCGTGGAGGGGTTGCGGCGGCCCGACAGCGGGACGGTGCGGGTGCTCGGGCTGGACCCGGTCCGGGACGCGCGCCGGCTGCGCGAGCAGATCGGGGTGCAGCTCCAGCAGACCCAGTTGCCGGAGAACCTGAAGGTCTGGGAGGCCCTGGACCTGTACGCCTCCTTCTACGCCGAGCCGCGTGACTGGCGGGCGCTGCTGGAGGAGTGGGGGCTGGCCGAGAAGCGGAACGCCCGGTTCGGGAAGCTGTCGGGCGGCCAGAAGCAGCGGCTGTTCATCGCGCTCGCGCTGGTGGGCAATCCGCGGGTGGCGTTCCTGGACGAGCTGACCACCGGCCTCGACCCGCAGGCCCGCCGCGCCACCTGGGAGCTGATCAAGCAGGTACGCGCGAGCGGCGTGACCGTGGTGCTGGTCAGCCACTTCATGGACGAGGTCGAGGAGCTGTGCGACCGGGTGGCGGTGCTGGACCGCGGCCGGATCGTGGCGCTGGACACGCCGTCGGGGCTGCTGGAGGGCGAGCACCGGATGCGTTTCACCCTGAAGGAGGGCGAGGCGCCGGACCTGACGGGGCTGCCGGGGGTGACCGGGGTGTCCCGTACGGGGGACCGGGTGGTCGTCACGGGCCGCGGCGACTTCGCGACGGCGGTCACCGCGCACCTGGCCCGGCACCAGGTGCTGGTCAGCGACCTGCGGATCGACAAGCGCACGCTGGACGACGCCTTCGCCGCGCTGACCGGCCGTCCCTTCGAAGACCACTGA
- a CDS encoding response regulator — MAERPIRLLIADDHPIVRDGIRGMFAGDPGFEVLGEAGDGAQAVELARALDPDVILMDLRMPGTDGVTAIKRLAELGIGARVLVLTTYDTDRDVLPAIEAGATGYLLKDTGRDELTRAVRTAARGEAVLSPSVATRLLGQVRTPADPLSARELEILRLIADGATNREAAARLFISEATVKSHVLHIYAKLGVNDRAAAVATAFRRGLLTLDDGR, encoded by the coding sequence GTGGCTGAGCGCCCGATCCGGCTGCTGATCGCCGACGACCATCCCATCGTCCGCGACGGCATCCGCGGCATGTTCGCCGGCGACCCCGGCTTCGAGGTGCTCGGCGAGGCCGGCGACGGCGCGCAGGCGGTCGAGCTGGCGCGGGCGCTGGACCCCGACGTGATCCTCATGGACCTGCGCATGCCGGGCACGGACGGCGTCACGGCCATCAAACGGCTCGCCGAGCTGGGGATCGGGGCCCGGGTGCTGGTCCTCACGACGTACGACACCGACCGGGACGTCCTGCCGGCCATCGAGGCCGGCGCGACCGGCTACCTGCTCAAGGACACCGGCCGCGACGAGCTGACGCGGGCGGTCCGCACCGCGGCGCGCGGCGAGGCCGTGCTGTCGCCGTCGGTCGCCACCCGCCTGCTCGGGCAGGTGCGCACGCCCGCCGACCCGCTGAGCGCCAGGGAGCTGGAGATCCTGCGGCTCATCGCGGACGGCGCCACCAACAGGGAGGCGGCGGCCCGCCTGTTCATCAGCGAGGCCACGGTCAAGAGCCACGTGCTGCACATCTACGCCAAGCTCGGCGTCAACGACCGCGCCGCGGCCGTCGCGACCGCCTTCCGCCGCGGCCTGCTGACCCTCGACGACGGCCGCTGA
- a CDS encoding PspC domain-containing protein encodes MSEHHEYGTESPQTHVKKLRRTDRGRIVAGVCSGIGEYVGVDPNLIRIALAVVTLFGGLGVGVYAIGWLLMPDEKTDTSILQQIVEKQQSRNRGTTDWTGEHKPPQQ; translated from the coding sequence ATGAGCGAACACCACGAGTACGGCACCGAATCGCCCCAGACCCACGTCAAGAAGCTCCGCAGGACGGACCGGGGCCGGATCGTCGCCGGCGTCTGCTCCGGCATCGGCGAGTACGTGGGCGTCGACCCCAACCTCATCAGGATCGCCCTGGCGGTCGTGACGCTGTTCGGCGGCCTCGGCGTCGGCGTCTACGCGATCGGCTGGCTCCTCATGCCGGACGAGAAGACCGACACCTCCATCCTCCAGCAGATCGTCGAGAAGCAGCAGAGCCGCAACCGCGGCACGACCGACTGGACCGGCGAGCACAAGCCGCCGCAGCAGTGA
- a CDS encoding type II toxin-antitoxin system Phd/YefM family antitoxin codes for MKVMTATEASRSFATVLDEAERGETIVVTRGGKQIAVIGPAPTAPGRMVKAFLARSAGRLDADFEADVAAAREAIDDEMRSTWPDA; via the coding sequence ATGAAGGTGATGACTGCCACTGAGGCGTCTCGCAGCTTCGCGACCGTCCTCGATGAGGCCGAGCGCGGGGAGACGATCGTGGTGACTCGCGGAGGGAAGCAGATCGCCGTGATCGGCCCCGCGCCCACCGCGCCAGGGCGCATGGTCAAGGCGTTTCTGGCCAGAAGCGCGGGGAGACTGGACGCGGACTTCGAGGCTGATGTCGCGGCGGCCCGTGAGGCGATCGACGACGAGATGAGGAGCACGTGGCCCGACGCCTGA
- a CDS encoding PIN domain-containing protein: MARRLILDTGVLIAAERGKASVDAVIDDADDVAIAAITVAELLVGVEMADAARRPNRQAFVDEVLALIPVEEYTTDVARVHARLMTHVRREGKSRGAYDLLIAATAAATARTVITMDASAASDHLPGVRAQVVPR, translated from the coding sequence GTGGCCCGACGCCTGATCCTGGACACGGGCGTGCTCATCGCCGCTGAGCGGGGCAAAGCGTCCGTGGACGCCGTGATCGATGACGCCGATGACGTGGCCATTGCGGCGATCACTGTGGCCGAGTTGCTCGTCGGCGTGGAGATGGCCGACGCGGCCCGACGACCCAATCGGCAGGCCTTCGTGGATGAGGTACTGGCGCTGATTCCCGTGGAGGAGTACACAACGGACGTCGCCCGAGTTCACGCTCGTCTCATGACGCATGTCCGACGGGAGGGCAAGTCTCGGGGAGCGTACGACCTGCTGATCGCTGCGACGGCCGCGGCCACTGCGAGAACAGTGATCACTATGGACGCATCGGCCGCCTCCGATCATCTTCCGGGCGTCCGTGCGCAGGTGGTTCCTCGCTGA
- a CDS encoding nitroreductase family deazaflavin-dependent oxidoreductase, translating into MSRYVEPTRMDHLFNRMVAGLTRLGISLMGSRILYVRGRSSGEWRTTPVNLLTLDGSRYLVAPRGITQWVRNLRVAGDGELRVGRRVEAFTATELSDDEKPAVLRAYLKRWGWEVGRFFEGLDASASEEQVQAVAPGFPVFRIDRQERLAG; encoded by the coding sequence ATGTCCCGCTACGTCGAACCGACCCGCATGGATCACCTGTTCAACCGCATGGTCGCGGGGCTGACCCGGCTCGGGATCAGCCTCATGGGCTCCCGGATCCTGTATGTACGTGGCCGGTCCAGCGGCGAATGGCGTACCACGCCGGTGAACCTGCTGACCCTGGACGGCTCCCGCTACCTGGTCGCCCCCCGAGGCATCACCCAGTGGGTCCGCAACCTCCGGGTCGCGGGCGACGGTGAGCTGCGCGTGGGCCGGCGCGTCGAGGCGTTCACCGCCACCGAGCTGTCCGACGACGAGAAGCCGGCCGTTCTCCGGGCCTACCTGAAGCGCTGGGGATGGGAGGTCGGGAGGTTCTTCGAGGGACTCGACGCGAGCGCGTCCGAGGAGCAGGTGCAGGCGGTGGCTCCGGGCTTTCCCGTCTTCAGGATCGACCGGCAGGAGCGGCTCGCCGGCTGA
- a CDS encoding ABC transporter permease, with amino-acid sequence MLKLTFVETKLLVRDPGAMFSLLIPLFILVVFGSSIEPGDRVLLPMSLSIAVGLVGLYLVPTTLATYRERGILRRMSATPVRPGRLLVVQLLLQLVLAVTACALLLVVAGTVLGAHLPDRVLPGVLTFLLGTASMFAVGLLIAALAPNGRAANGIGVLLYFPMAYLAGLIQPANQMPDMVARVGEYTPLGAFGQCLRDVWAGGAPSPLLLAVMAAYALVVSVAAAKLFRWE; translated from the coding sequence ATGTTGAAGCTCACCTTTGTCGAGACCAAGCTGCTCGTCCGCGACCCGGGAGCGATGTTCTCGCTGCTCATCCCGCTGTTCATCCTGGTGGTGTTCGGCAGCTCGATCGAGCCGGGCGACCGGGTGCTGCTGCCGATGTCGTTGTCGATCGCGGTGGGGCTCGTGGGGCTGTACCTGGTGCCGACCACGCTGGCCACCTACCGGGAGCGGGGCATCCTGCGGCGGATGTCGGCGACGCCGGTGCGCCCGGGCCGGCTGCTGGTGGTGCAGTTGCTGCTGCAGCTCGTGCTCGCGGTGACGGCCTGCGCGCTGCTGCTGGTCGTCGCGGGGACCGTGCTCGGCGCCCATCTGCCGGACCGGGTGCTGCCCGGCGTGCTGACGTTCCTGCTGGGGACGGCGAGCATGTTCGCGGTCGGCCTGCTCATCGCCGCGCTCGCGCCGAACGGCAGGGCCGCGAACGGGATCGGCGTCCTGCTGTACTTCCCGATGGCGTACCTCGCCGGTCTCATCCAGCCCGCGAACCAGATGCCCGATATGGTGGCTCGTGTCGGGGAGTACACCCCGCTGGGGGCGTTCGGGCAGTGTCTGCGGGACGTCTGGGCGGGTGGTGCTCCCAGCCCCCTGCTGCTCGCCGTGATGGCGGCCTACGCCCTGGTCGTCAGCGTGGCGGCGGCCAAGCTGTTCCGCTGGGAGTGA
- a CDS encoding phosphotransferase — protein MTDTEIEITADLVRDLLQEQHPDLAGLAIREVAGGWGNQMWRLGDELAVRMQRMDRTPELQLKERRWLPVLAPLLPLPVPTPVRFGEPSERFPKHWTVMTWVPGEPLDHGSISRGDHAADTLAGFLQALHVKAPAEAPTGSDFGAHPKRCTGGFEQFLQAIDPDAVGDVRAVRAVWADAVAAPEWEGPPRWVHGDLHPANVVVSDGTLSGIIDFGALFAGDPAWDLAAAWVLLPAGTASRFFDAYAHADEPTIRRARGLAAMKSLFLLLMGQNGARGLPGGKPHWGPAGRAALDRVLKGV, from the coding sequence ATGACCGACACCGAGATCGAGATCACCGCAGACCTGGTCCGCGACCTGCTGCAGGAGCAACATCCCGACCTTGCAGGGCTGGCCATCCGTGAGGTGGCGGGCGGTTGGGGCAACCAAATGTGGCGCCTTGGGGACGAGCTGGCCGTACGCATGCAGCGCATGGACCGCACCCCAGAGCTCCAGCTCAAGGAACGGCGATGGCTACCCGTGCTGGCGCCGCTCCTGCCGCTCCCGGTGCCGACCCCGGTGCGTTTCGGCGAACCGTCCGAGCGCTTCCCCAAGCACTGGACCGTGATGACGTGGGTTCCCGGCGAACCGCTGGACCACGGCTCGATCAGCCGCGGCGACCACGCGGCCGACACGCTGGCGGGCTTCCTCCAGGCGCTCCATGTGAAGGCGCCCGCCGAGGCCCCGACCGGTTCGGACTTCGGCGCTCATCCCAAGAGGTGCACGGGCGGTTTCGAGCAGTTCTTGCAGGCCATTGACCCCGACGCCGTCGGCGATGTCCGCGCCGTCCGGGCCGTCTGGGCCGACGCCGTCGCGGCCCCCGAGTGGGAGGGCCCGCCGAGATGGGTGCACGGCGACCTGCATCCCGCGAACGTCGTCGTCTCGGACGGAACACTCTCGGGCATCATCGACTTCGGTGCCTTGTTCGCCGGTGATCCGGCCTGGGACCTCGCCGCCGCATGGGTGCTGCTACCCGCGGGCACGGCCTCGCGGTTCTTCGACGCGTACGCGCACGCGGACGAGCCGACGATCAGGCGTGCCCGCGGGCTGGCCGCCATGAAGAGCCTCTTCCTGCTGCTCATGGGGCAGAACGGAGCCCGGGGCCTTCCCGGCGGCAAGCCGCACTGGGGACCCGCAGGCCGAGCGGCACTTGACCGTGTTCTGAAGGGCGTCTGA
- a CDS encoding MFS transporter, translated as MRARRPPGRHRRGEAGAEGQRATYREVIAIREFRALWYGQGLSLLGDQLAQVALAVLVYHRTQSALATAAVYALTYLPSIVGGPLLAGLADRFARRGVMLACDLIRFALVAAMALPFMPFWALCALVFLVVLLSAPFSAARAALLPEVLDGDTYVIGSALQNMTNQAAQMLGFAAGGAMIATMGPYRALALDAATFLGSALILASGVRRRPAPRPGDGSKPSMWTMTRAGARLVFGTRNLRTLVLFAWLCGFYVLPEGIAAPYADRLAAGGPLSAPVITGLLMAAMPTGTVIGAFLFSRFVTPARRLRLMGWLAVLSCAPLIVTALRPPLAVVLGAWVLSGIGGAYQLAANAAFVQAVPAGRRAQAFGIVHSGLMAVQGAGILVGGYAAERLGPEPVVALSGVAGVICAAVLALLWTESRGDRAARMSAEAPA; from the coding sequence ATGCGGGCACGGCGGCCGCCAGGACGTCATCGACGGGGCGAGGCCGGCGCGGAAGGACAGCGAGCCACTTACCGGGAAGTCATCGCCATCAGGGAGTTCCGGGCCCTGTGGTACGGCCAGGGCCTCTCGCTCCTCGGCGACCAGCTCGCGCAGGTGGCGCTGGCCGTGCTCGTCTACCACCGCACCCAGTCGGCGCTGGCCACGGCCGCGGTCTACGCCCTCACCTACCTGCCCTCGATCGTCGGCGGGCCGCTGCTGGCCGGGCTGGCCGACCGGTTCGCCCGTCGCGGGGTGATGCTGGCCTGCGACCTCATCCGGTTCGCGCTGGTGGCGGCCATGGCGCTGCCGTTCATGCCGTTCTGGGCGTTGTGCGCGCTGGTGTTCCTCGTCGTGCTGCTGAGCGCGCCGTTCTCGGCCGCGCGGGCGGCGCTGCTGCCCGAGGTGCTCGACGGCGACACGTACGTCATCGGCTCCGCCCTCCAGAACATGACCAACCAGGCGGCGCAGATGCTCGGTTTCGCCGCGGGCGGAGCCATGATCGCCACCATGGGGCCCTACCGGGCGCTCGCCCTCGACGCCGCGACCTTCCTCGGCTCCGCGCTGATCCTGGCCTCCGGCGTACGCCGCCGCCCCGCCCCGCGCCCCGGCGACGGCTCCAAGCCGTCCATGTGGACGATGACCAGGGCCGGCGCGCGGCTCGTCTTCGGTACGCGAAATCTGCGGACGCTCGTACTGTTCGCCTGGTTGTGCGGCTTCTACGTGCTGCCCGAGGGCATCGCCGCGCCCTACGCGGACCGGCTGGCCGCGGGCGGCCCGCTGTCGGCGCCCGTCATCACCGGGCTGCTGATGGCCGCCATGCCCACCGGCACGGTGATCGGCGCGTTCCTTTTCAGCAGGTTCGTCACGCCGGCGCGGCGGCTGCGGCTCATGGGATGGCTGGCCGTGCTGAGCTGCGCGCCCCTGATCGTGACCGCGCTGCGCCCGCCGCTGGCCGTCGTCCTGGGGGCGTGGGTCCTGTCGGGGATCGGCGGCGCCTACCAGCTCGCGGCCAATGCCGCCTTCGTCCAGGCCGTGCCCGCCGGACGTCGCGCTCAGGCGTTCGGGATCGTGCACTCCGGGCTCATGGCCGTCCAGGGAGCGGGGATTCTCGTCGGCGGGTACGCGGCGGAGAGACTCGGTCCGGAGCCGGTGGTCGCGCTGTCCGGCGTCGCCGGGGTGATCTGCGCGGCCGTACTGGCCCTGCTGTGGACCGAGTCCCGGGGCGACCGGGCCGCCCGGATGTCCGCCGAGGCCCCCGCCTGA
- a CDS encoding sensor histidine kinase, translated as MTSRLDRWERVLDRQLAAAPYVLLAVSVGLALADGAASPWIMLGLAASAVGWVWLVPRGPVYVAGLVLLIGVLCGQSMWFASFFGFIGYLHSWRYLKGLWRFAGVTGVAAISVAAYNGGLPEPTPSAILTYVFFTGAIAAGVALFSFLGQITDERSSERERMVAQLEEAMRENAGLHAQLLVQAREAGVLDERRRMAAEIHDTLAQGLTGIITQLQAAGQADDWRRNVDLALRLARESLAEARRSVHAMGPGPLESAPLTEALRDVADRWGELNGLAPEFTVTGPARPLHPEVEETLLRTAQEALVNVAKHAHASRVGLTLSYMEDVVTLDVRDDGIGFDPQLTAFGLTAMRKRLDRLAGTLEIESESGAGTAISASLPAVARG; from the coding sequence ATGACCAGCCGGCTCGACCGGTGGGAGCGGGTGCTGGACCGCCAGCTCGCGGCGGCGCCGTACGTGCTGCTGGCGGTGTCCGTGGGGCTCGCCCTGGCCGACGGCGCGGCCTCGCCGTGGATCATGCTGGGGCTGGCGGCGTCGGCCGTCGGGTGGGTGTGGCTGGTGCCGCGCGGGCCGGTGTACGTGGCGGGGCTCGTCCTGCTGATCGGCGTGCTGTGCGGCCAGAGCATGTGGTTCGCGAGCTTCTTCGGCTTCATCGGCTATCTGCACTCCTGGCGCTACCTGAAGGGGTTGTGGCGGTTCGCCGGCGTGACGGGGGTGGCGGCGATCAGCGTCGCCGCCTACAACGGCGGGCTGCCCGAGCCGACGCCGTCCGCGATCCTCACGTACGTGTTCTTCACCGGGGCCATCGCGGCCGGGGTCGCCCTGTTCAGCTTCCTCGGCCAGATCACCGACGAGCGCAGCTCGGAACGCGAGCGGATGGTGGCCCAGCTTGAGGAGGCCATGCGGGAGAACGCGGGCCTGCACGCCCAGCTCCTCGTCCAGGCCCGCGAGGCGGGCGTGCTCGACGAGCGCCGGCGCATGGCCGCCGAGATCCACGACACCCTCGCCCAGGGGCTGACCGGCATCATCACCCAGCTCCAGGCGGCCGGGCAGGCCGACGACTGGCGCCGCAACGTCGATCTGGCGTTGCGGCTGGCCCGCGAGAGCCTCGCCGAGGCCCGGCGCTCGGTGCACGCGATGGGGCCGGGCCCGCTGGAGTCGGCGCCGCTGACGGAGGCGCTGCGGGACGTCGCCGACCGGTGGGGCGAGCTCAACGGCCTCGCCCCGGAGTTCACGGTCACCGGCCCGGCCCGCCCGCTGCACCCCGAGGTCGAGGAGACGCTGCTCCGCACCGCGCAGGAGGCGCTGGTCAACGTGGCCAAGCACGCGCACGCCTCCCGGGTGGGGCTCACGCTGTCGTACATGGAGGATGTGGTCACCCTGGACGTACGCGACGACGGGATCGGCTTCGACCCGCAGCTCACCGCGTTCGGCCTCACCGCGATGCGCAAGCGGCTGGACCGGCTGGCGGGCACGCTGGAGATCGAGTCGGAGAGCGGCGCGGGCACCGCGATCTCGGCGAGCCTGCCGGCGGTGGCGCGTGGCTGA